Proteins from a single region of Nitrospirota bacterium:
- a CDS encoding glycosyltransferase family 2 protein, translating to MPCLNEAETLGICVEKAMGFIKRSGISAEVLVADNGSTDGSKEIAISHGATVIDIKERGYGAALMGGIAQANGKYVIMGDCDDSYDFTNLEPFVEKLREGYELVMGNRFKGGIKKGAMPPLHRYFGNPFLSGLGRLFFRSPVRDFQCGLRGFNKESIEKINLQTPGMEFASEMVVKATLFKLKLTEVPTTLSPDGRSRAPHLRSFRDGWRYLRFLLIFSPRWLFLYPGILMIFIGTLLNALIMRGPMPFLGANLDIHTMLYASAAIIIGVQSVVFALFSKVFAINSKLVPDNDRFIEIVKSFTLEKGIILGMLLTLIGLVSSVYAVELWSKAAFGKLNAAMMMRITIPAVTTLTVGILIIISSFYLSILGLKSDIETQQSLKKWPKK from the coding sequence ATGCCATGCCTTAACGAGGCAGAAACACTGGGTATCTGTGTAGAAAAAGCGATGGGATTTATAAAGCGCTCAGGAATTTCAGCTGAGGTACTGGTGGCAGACAACGGCAGCACGGACGGCTCTAAAGAGATAGCCATAAGCCATGGAGCTACGGTAATTGATATAAAAGAACGCGGCTACGGAGCTGCTCTTATGGGAGGCATTGCGCAGGCAAACGGAAAATACGTGATAATGGGCGATTGTGATGACAGTTACGATTTTACAAATCTTGAGCCATTTGTCGAAAAACTTCGTGAGGGCTATGAGCTGGTAATGGGAAACAGATTTAAGGGCGGGATAAAAAAAGGCGCCATGCCTCCTCTTCACAGATACTTCGGGAATCCTTTCCTTAGCGGCTTAGGACGGTTGTTTTTCAGAAGTCCTGTCAGAGATTTCCAATGCGGCCTCCGCGGTTTTAACAAAGAATCAATCGAAAAGATAAACCTTCAAACGCCTGGTATGGAGTTTGCCAGCGAGATGGTTGTCAAGGCAACACTGTTTAAGCTTAAACTAACAGAGGTTCCTACCACTCTTTCCCCTGACGGCAGAAGCAGAGCACCGCATCTGAGGAGTTTTCGTGACGGATGGCGTTATCTCAGATTTCTCCTAATTTTCAGCCCCAGGTGGCTTTTTCTGTACCCGGGAATACTGATGATTTTTATCGGCACACTCTTAAATGCACTGATTATGCGGGGCCCTATGCCATTTCTGGGCGCCAATCTTGATATACACACCATGCTTTACGCATCTGCTGCGATAATAATTGGCGTACAGTCCGTTGTGTTTGCGCTGTTTTCAAAAGTATTTGCAATAAACTCAAAGCTTGTTCCGGATAACGATCGTTTTATAGAAATTGTTAAATCTTTCACTCTTGAAAAAGGCATAATTCTGGGAATGCTGCTTACATTAATAGGACTTGTAAGCTCTGTGTATGCAGTTGAACTTTGGAGCAAAGCAGCCTTTGGAAAGTTAAACGCTGCCATGATGATGCGCATTACGATACCTGCTGTCACCACTCTTACTGTGGGAATTCTGATCATTATTTCAAGCTTTTATCTGAGCATTCTTGGACTGAAATCAGATATAGAAACACAGCAGTCACTTAAGAAATGGCCAAAAAAATGA
- a CDS encoding class I SAM-dependent methyltransferase — MTETHNDFYKRWNALAKPYFGLQLRQFNGSVGKRVCDIGCGYGNFTDLLQDKDLYVGVDSNSEFITELKLKYMDRSNIKFLHHDITDEVAVKELRALELDTVLCMNLLEHVENDSEVVENICNVLPKGGTLCILVPAFQFLFGTLDTFGFHYRRYTKASLKKILSNQPLEILKMHYFNFPGALGWFIKGRILKHSTHTNDNFHVMNAIIPLVEKIEGIIKPPIGQSLVAIAMRT, encoded by the coding sequence GTGACGGAGACTCATAACGATTTCTACAAGCGATGGAATGCTCTTGCTAAACCGTATTTCGGCCTGCAACTGAGACAGTTTAACGGCTCTGTAGGAAAACGAGTGTGCGATATAGGCTGCGGCTACGGTAACTTTACTGACTTATTACAAGACAAAGACCTGTATGTCGGAGTTGACAGCAATTCTGAGTTTATCACTGAATTAAAATTAAAATATATGGACAGATCTAATATAAAATTTCTACATCATGACATAACCGACGAGGTTGCCGTTAAGGAGCTAAGAGCACTAGAACTGGACACCGTTCTGTGTATGAATCTTCTTGAGCATGTTGAAAATGACTCTGAAGTTGTAGAAAATATTTGTAACGTGCTGCCAAAAGGCGGTACCTTATGTATTTTAGTGCCGGCTTTTCAGTTTCTTTTTGGTACGCTTGATACTTTTGGTTTTCATTACAGAAGATATACGAAAGCCTCTCTAAAGAAAATACTTTCAAATCAGCCACTTGAAATACTTAAGATGCACTATTTCAATTTTCCTGGGGCCTTGGGCTGGTTTATAAAGGGGCGTATTCTTAAGCACAGCACACATACAAACGATAACTTTCACGTAATGAACGCTATTATACCACTGGTGGAAAAGATAGAGGGAATTATAAAACCCCCGATAGGGCAATCTCTTGTGGCAATTGCGATGCGCACGTGA
- a CDS encoding class I SAM-dependent methyltransferase — protein sequence MQEVSAKDQVFYDKLWKEWDDMHYYSPAPRIRRERIIALLKKVPFKSLLDVGCGNGEFLKDVGNSIGNISLAGADISSNVIESTSKRFKDMKFYQLNLNEETLPEKFDVVTSLEVIEHCCDYTDSVRRLAEMTRGRLIISVPCGPVFAIDRIVGHTKHFTAKEIQNAIEKAGLRVINIQCWGFPFFNLYKHAINISPEKMTESFMSEKPYTWKHKLLSNAVHSAFKLCFPWGGYQLFAEAQR from the coding sequence ATGCAAGAAGTAAGTGCAAAAGACCAGGTTTTTTATGATAAGCTCTGGAAAGAGTGGGATGATATGCATTATTATTCTCCTGCTCCTCGGATAAGACGCGAGAGAATTATTGCACTCCTTAAAAAAGTACCGTTTAAATCCTTACTTGATGTGGGATGTGGAAACGGTGAATTTTTAAAAGATGTAGGAAACAGTATAGGCAACATATCACTTGCAGGAGCAGATATATCATCAAATGTCATAGAGAGCACCAGCAAAAGATTTAAAGATATGAAGTTTTATCAGCTTAACCTCAACGAGGAAACACTGCCTGAGAAATTCGACGTTGTAACCAGCCTTGAGGTGATAGAACACTGCTGCGATTACACAGATTCCGTAAGAAGGTTGGCAGAGATGACAAGAGGACGCCTCATTATCTCAGTCCCCTGCGGGCCGGTGTTTGCAATAGACCGTATTGTGGGACACACTAAGCATTTTACGGCTAAAGAAATACAAAACGCTATCGAAAAAGCTGGTTTAAGGGTTATCAATATTCAGTGCTGGGGATTTCCGTTTTTTAACCTCTATAAGCACGCTATCAATATATCACCTGAGAAAATGACGGAATCATTTATGTCTGAAAAGCCATATACATGGAAACATAAGCTGCTTTCCAATGCTGTTCACTCAGCGTTTAAACTCTGCTTTCCGTGGGGCGGGTATCAGTTGTTTGCCGAGGCTCAGCGTTAA
- a CDS encoding DUF928 domain-containing protein, whose protein sequence is MKSIVFGVLVVTLLSLSYGIFTAAAEEAITYTPPKLGMPTVRVGAGTRTIGGNADVLLALVPEHAGLTSKTQPAICWYMSKPRKAKLEIRALTSEATAPVLDKEIAKPARGGIYCANLKDSGVTLEKKAEYKWLISAIDEKGQISKGIYGGGNIIVTEPSDEFIKKISEAKDTQVPFVSASSGYWYDAVESVSELITKHPKDKNLRGIRASLLQQVGLEQAAASDKKTSKR, encoded by the coding sequence ATGAAAAGTATAGTGTTTGGCGTTTTGGTAGTCACCTTGTTGTCGTTATCATACGGAATATTTACAGCAGCCGCAGAGGAGGCTATAACATACACACCTCCTAAGCTTGGAATGCCCACTGTGCGTGTTGGAGCAGGAACTCGAACTATTGGCGGCAATGCCGATGTCTTATTGGCTCTTGTACCAGAACATGCGGGCTTAACCTCAAAAACACAGCCAGCCATTTGTTGGTACATGTCCAAACCGAGAAAGGCAAAGTTAGAAATTAGGGCACTTACATCTGAGGCAACAGCCCCTGTATTAGACAAAGAGATTGCAAAGCCAGCCAGGGGTGGGATTTATTGCGCTAACCTGAAAGACTCCGGAGTTACTCTTGAAAAGAAGGCGGAATATAAGTGGTTGATTTCGGCTATTGATGAAAAGGGACAAATTTCAAAAGGCATCTACGGTGGCGGAAATATAATTGTAACTGAACCCTCAGATGAATTCATAAAAAAAATATCCGAAGCAAAGGATACTCAAGTGCCCTTTGTAAGCGCAAGCAGTGGATATTGGTATGATGCAGTGGAAAGTGTTTCTGAATTAATAACAAAACACCCTAAGGACAAGAATTTACGAGGTATCAGAGCATCTCTCTTACAGCAGGTTGGACTGGAACAAGCGGCTGCTTCTGATAAAAAGACTTCAAAGAGATAA
- a CDS encoding glycosyltransferase family 4 protein, translating to MKILQIIYESAGSPFGFGGAGVRAYEIYSRLTERHDITLLCMKYKGARDGVKNGLKHVFVGIENRSLTKSVIAYTFKAGRYVKKFGGNFDIIVENFLPSTPFFSKFFTSTPVVLQVQGIMEKHSFNKFSPLYSIPMYGVESVYPSFYDRLLFVSEVTRRKVMSNVSMGNAISTVIPNGVNQELLEVEPVEKPYVLFFSRIDIYTKGLDILMRAFNEIADKYPDITLKLAGYEFDNASLLIARQNQKLRQRIQYVGFVSGAEKIKLLQEAMIVVLPSRHESQPVSILEAAACEKPVIVSDVDELLFVSENDIGLTFKSQNYESLAAKLQQLIGDQSLRQAFGKRGRAYASKFLWDSIALKYESFLTGFVQ from the coding sequence TTGAAGATACTACAGATAATATATGAAAGTGCGGGTAGTCCTTTTGGATTTGGAGGGGCTGGGGTAAGGGCGTACGAAATATACAGCAGGCTTACCGAACGGCACGATATAACCCTGTTGTGCATGAAATATAAGGGAGCAAGGGATGGGGTTAAAAACGGTCTTAAACATGTCTTTGTCGGCATTGAAAACAGAAGTCTCACCAAAAGCGTTATTGCCTATACGTTTAAAGCAGGGCGGTATGTAAAGAAATTTGGTGGCAATTTTGATATAATAGTTGAAAATTTCCTTCCGTCAACACCTTTTTTCTCTAAATTTTTTACCTCCACCCCAGTGGTGCTTCAGGTGCAGGGGATAATGGAAAAGCACTCGTTTAATAAATTCAGCCCGCTCTACTCTATACCCATGTACGGGGTGGAAAGTGTTTATCCAAGCTTTTACGACCGGTTGCTTTTTGTCTCTGAAGTGACAAGGCGCAAGGTCATGTCTAATGTCTCAATGGGAAATGCAATAAGCACAGTCATCCCTAACGGTGTAAATCAGGAACTTTTGGAGGTTGAACCGGTTGAAAAACCATACGTGCTTTTTTTCAGCCGCATTGATATTTACACTAAGGGACTCGATATATTAATGAGGGCTTTTAATGAGATAGCTGATAAGTATCCCGATATAACACTAAAACTAGCCGGTTATGAATTTGATAATGCCTCACTTCTGATAGCAAGGCAGAATCAAAAACTCAGACAGCGGATTCAATACGTTGGGTTTGTATCGGGGGCCGAAAAAATAAAACTCCTGCAAGAGGCGATGATTGTGGTGCTGCCCTCACGGCATGAATCCCAGCCAGTCAGCATATTAGAGGCAGCAGCTTGCGAAAAGCCGGTTATAGTCAGTGATGTTGACGAGCTCTTGTTTGTCAGTGAAAACGACATCGGGTTGACATTTAAGTCTCAAAACTATGAAAGTCTCGCTGCTAAATTGCAGCAACTGATTGGCGATCAATCACTCCGGCAGGCTTTTGGAAAACGAGGCCGCGCCTATGCCTCTAAATTCCTCTGGGACTCTATAGCGCTAAAATACGAGAGTTTTCTGACAGGCTTTGTGCAGTAA
- a CDS encoding YgiT-type zinc finger protein: protein MICEFCGGNTTVKRVKRQHWLHDRLYIVENVEAEVCTECGERYFHIKTLENIDRVLGSEHKVKEKIGVEIVTM, encoded by the coding sequence ATGATTTGTGAATTTTGTGGTGGCAACACTACCGTTAAAAGAGTCAAGAGACAGCATTGGCTTCATGACAGGTTATATATCGTTGAAAATGTTGAAGCAGAAGTCTGTACAGAATGTGGAGAAAGATATTTTCATATAAAAACACTGGAAAACATTGATAGAGTTCTTGGTAGTGAACATAAAGTAAAAGAAAAAATTGGTGTCGAGATTGTTACCATGTAA
- a CDS encoding DUF4258 domain-containing protein — translation MTVLKRIRQKIIDKDYYISSHAEDEMFDDGLNRDDIENVILTGRIDKKLLTDVRGTRYRIEGLSLNGEIVYVICRFKENGNLIIVTAYMVTEGL, via the coding sequence ATGACAGTATTAAAGAGGATTAGGCAAAAGATAATTGATAAGGATTATTACATATCTTCACACGCTGAAGATGAAATGTTTGATGACGGATTAAACAGAGATGATATTGAAAATGTAATATTGACAGGCAGGATAGATAAAAAACTTCTTACAGACGTCAGAGGGACGAGATATAGGATAGAAGGTCTTTCTTTGAATGGAGAGATTGTATATGTTATATGCCGGTTCAAAGAAAATGGAAATCTTATAATAGTTACAGCATATATGGTAACGGAGGGATTATGA
- a CDS encoding type II toxin-antitoxin system HicB family antitoxin, with product MNKYEIIIYWSNEDESFIAEAPELPGCASDSGTYQEALANIEVVILEWIETAKELGRTIPQPKGRLIYA from the coding sequence ATGAATAAATATGAGATAATTATCTATTGGAGCAATGAGGACGAATCATTCATAGCTGAAGCACCCGAACTTCCTGGATGTGCGTCAGACAGCGGCACTTATCAAGAAGCCTTAGCAAACATTGAAGTAGTTATCTTAGAGTGGATAGAAACAGCAAAAGAATTAGGACGCACTATCCCACAACCAAAAGGACGTTTGATTTATGCTTAG
- a CDS encoding threonine synthase, which yields MGFVSGLKCRECGREYPIDPIYVCEFCFGPLEAVYDYNKIKKALNRKKIMQRPANLWRYRELLPIDGDPQVGLDSGFTPLVEAKNLGKALGLKSLYIKDDTVVHPTLSFKDRVVAVALTKAKEFGFDTVACASTGNLAHSVSAHGAKAGFKRFIFIPGSLEASKIVASLVYEPNLLAVDGNYDDVNRLCSEIANKYKWAFVNINIRPFYAEGSKTLGFEIIEQLNWTAPDNVIVPCASGSLLTKVWKSFTEFQKIGVLKKLETRVFAAQAEGCSPIITALNNHTDAIRPVKPNTIAKSLAIGNPADGYYALKITQETQGGGASVTDQEIIDGIKLLAKTEGIFAETAGGVTVAVTKKLAAQGVIGKNETTVICVTGNGLKTQEALNGHMGGPHHIAPNMKSFEEALKKIQNT from the coding sequence ATGGGTTTTGTTTCAGGGTTAAAGTGTCGTGAGTGCGGAAGGGAATATCCGATAGATCCTATATACGTATGTGAGTTTTGTTTTGGGCCACTTGAGGCCGTCTATGACTATAATAAGATAAAGAAGGCATTAAATCGCAAAAAAATAATGCAAAGACCCGCTAATCTGTGGCGTTACAGGGAGCTTCTGCCTATTGACGGCGATCCTCAGGTCGGGCTTGACTCTGGGTTTACTCCTCTTGTTGAGGCCAAAAATCTCGGTAAAGCGCTTGGGCTTAAATCCCTCTATATAAAAGACGATACGGTTGTCCATCCCACCCTTTCTTTTAAAGACAGAGTGGTTGCAGTAGCTCTTACAAAAGCAAAGGAGTTTGGATTTGACACTGTTGCCTGCGCTTCAACCGGTAATCTTGCACATTCAGTTTCAGCACATGGCGCAAAGGCTGGATTTAAACGTTTTATATTTATCCCGGGCTCCCTTGAAGCCAGTAAAATTGTGGCTTCTCTGGTCTATGAGCCTAATTTGCTTGCCGTTGATGGTAACTACGATGACGTCAACAGACTGTGCAGTGAAATCGCCAATAAGTACAAATGGGCATTTGTAAACATTAACATCAGGCCGTTTTATGCCGAAGGGTCAAAGACCCTCGGATTTGAAATCATAGAGCAGCTTAACTGGACTGCTCCCGATAACGTGATAGTGCCGTGTGCCAGCGGCTCCCTGCTTACAAAAGTGTGGAAGAGTTTTACAGAGTTTCAAAAAATAGGAGTGCTCAAAAAACTGGAAACCCGTGTGTTTGCAGCTCAGGCTGAAGGGTGCAGTCCTATCATTACAGCCCTCAATAACCACACAGACGCTATAAGGCCGGTTAAACCCAACACGATAGCAAAGTCTTTGGCAATAGGGAATCCGGCTGACGGTTACTATGCCCTTAAGATTACACAAGAGACCCAGGGGGGCGGAGCCAGTGTAACCGATCAGGAAATCATAGACGGCATTAAACTTCTGGCTAAAACCGAGGGGATTTTTGCCGAGACTGCAGGCGGTGTAACTGTGGCAGTCACTAAGAAACTTGCGGCACAAGGGGTTATCGGGAAAAATGAAACCACGGTAATTTGCGTAACCGGCAACGGACTTAAAACCCAGGAGGCGTTAAACGGCCACATGGGTGGTCCGCACCACATTGCTCCAAACATGAAATCTTTTGAAGAAGCATTGAAAAAAATTCAAAATACATAA
- a CDS encoding MoaD/ThiS family protein, translated as MAVKVRIPTPLQRLTEGKDVVEATAGTVIGIVSELDSKYPGIAERISDGGKIRRFVNVYVNEEDIRFLSAEETQVVDGAEISIVPAIAGGCPTDSGV; from the coding sequence ATGGCTGTCAAAGTGAGAATCCCAACCCCTCTCCAGAGGCTGACAGAGGGGAAAGATGTAGTGGAGGCCACAGCAGGCACTGTCATAGGCATAGTATCTGAACTTGACTCAAAGTATCCGGGGATAGCCGAGAGGATTTCTGATGGCGGTAAAATTCGCCGCTTTGTCAACGTATATGTTAATGAGGAAGACATTCGCTTTCTGTCGGCAGAAGAGACGCAGGTTGTAGATGGGGCTGAGATTTCCATTGTGCCAGCAATTGCCGGAGGATGCCCGACTGACTCTGGGGTTTAA
- a CDS encoding NIL domain-containing protein, with amino-acid sequence MKRRIKLTFPPDLIKEPIVFTVARQFDITPNIRRARITDTVGEMVLEIDGTDELVDKAVAALREKGVEVELVEGDILQ; translated from the coding sequence ATGAAAAGGCGCATAAAATTAACATTTCCCCCGGATCTGATAAAGGAGCCGATCGTTTTTACGGTAGCCAGACAATTTGATATTACGCCAAACATCCGGCGGGCAAGGATTACCGATACAGTAGGCGAAATGGTGCTTGAAATAGATGGCACGGATGAGCTTGTGGATAAGGCGGTTGCAGCCTTAAGAGAAAAGGGTGTAGAGGTTGAGCTTGTAGAGGGAGACATCTTACAGTAA
- a CDS encoding threonine synthase, with product MPAKLQWNGLIEKYREYLPVTEKTPVITLNEGNTPLIPARNLCKKIGLKANLYFKFDGLNPTGSFKDRGMTVAISKAVEEGCRAVICASTGNTSASAAAFAARAGISAIVIIPEGKIAMGKLAQAIIHGAAVLQIKGNFDDALNIVKDVVTKYPVTLVNSINPFRLEGQKTAAFEICDQMSCAPHYHVLPVGNAGNITAYWKGYNEYKSHGKIDSLPKMVGFQAAGAAPIVLGKPIAKPETVASAIRIGNPASWKRAEAARDESGGLIDSVTDEEILEAYALVAKVEGVFCEPASAATIAGVIKLTKTGYFEQGTSIVCTLTGNGLKDPDTVFKVTKDPLQVWSDMASVEEYIEKLL from the coding sequence ATGCCTGCAAAGTTACAGTGGAATGGACTAATAGAAAAATACAGGGAATATCTTCCAGTTACCGAAAAAACCCCTGTAATTACACTTAATGAGGGAAACACTCCCTTAATACCGGCAAGGAATCTTTGTAAAAAGATAGGCCTCAAAGCCAACTTGTATTTTAAGTTTGATGGCTTAAATCCAACCGGCTCTTTCAAAGACAGGGGGATGACAGTAGCAATATCAAAAGCTGTGGAGGAGGGCTGCCGTGCCGTTATATGCGCTTCTACTGGTAACACATCCGCTTCAGCCGCTGCTTTTGCCGCAAGGGCAGGTATAAGCGCCATCGTGATTATTCCGGAGGGGAAAATTGCTATGGGAAAGCTTGCTCAGGCAATTATTCATGGCGCTGCAGTGCTTCAGATAAAGGGAAATTTTGACGATGCTCTTAATATAGTGAAAGATGTGGTTACAAAATATCCAGTGACCTTGGTTAATTCGATAAATCCTTTCAGATTGGAGGGACAAAAGACTGCAGCGTTTGAGATTTGTGACCAGATGTCTTGCGCTCCGCACTATCATGTCTTACCGGTTGGAAACGCCGGCAACATCACGGCTTACTGGAAAGGGTACAATGAATACAAATCCCACGGCAAGATAGATTCCCTGCCTAAGATGGTCGGATTTCAGGCAGCAGGAGCAGCTCCCATAGTGCTTGGCAAGCCAATAGCAAAGCCAGAGACAGTGGCATCGGCTATAAGAATCGGAAATCCTGCCAGCTGGAAACGCGCAGAGGCGGCAAGGGATGAATCCGGCGGTCTTATTGACTCCGTGACGGATGAGGAGATTCTTGAGGCTTACGCGCTTGTTGCCAAAGTTGAGGGAGTTTTCTGTGAACCCGCTTCGGCTGCCACAATTGCAGGAGTTATAAAGCTCACAAAGACAGGATATTTTGAACAGGGTACATCCATTGTTTGCACCCTTACCGGAAATGGCCTGAAAGACCCTGACACAGTGTTTAAAGTTACCAAAGACCCCCTTCAGGTGTGGTCAGATATGGCTTCCGTTGAGGAATATATTGAAAAGCTTCTGTAA
- a CDS encoding cofactor-independent phosphoglycerate mutase: protein MKYIVLIGDGMADRPIDSIGGQTPLMKAHTPNMDMLASRGTVGGVQTVPESLPPGSDVANLSILGYDPTLYYTGRAPFEALSMGIDLKPTDVAYRCNLVTLKTVDGQTIMEDYSSGHITTEEGGALIEAMAASVPSNSDFKFYPGISYRHLMVWENGLTDIDCTPPHDITGKPIAQFLPKGQKSDVLIDLMTASEGVLKTHEVNTRRARDGKKPATSIWLWGQGKRPLLPLFKEKYKLNGALISAVDLTRGLGVAAGLKIIQVPGITGYIDTNYEGKASYGVDALNDADFVYIHVEAPDEAGHTGNLNDKIKAIEDFDKYIVGGVLDKLKGRHDFRLLIMPDHATPICIKTHSREPVPFIIYDSADDVKSPVKSYDENIITTAGVMTITSGHTLMDYFISV, encoded by the coding sequence ATGAAATACATAGTGCTGATAGGAGACGGGATGGCAGACCGTCCGATTGACTCCATTGGTGGCCAGACTCCGCTTATGAAAGCACACACGCCAAACATGGATATGCTTGCCTCACGGGGCACAGTTGGTGGGGTTCAGACAGTGCCGGAGAGTTTGCCGCCGGGCTCTGATGTAGCGAACTTAAGTATTTTAGGTTATGACCCCACTCTCTACTACACAGGCAGAGCACCGTTTGAGGCTCTCAGTATGGGTATTGACCTGAAACCCACTGATGTTGCCTACCGCTGCAATCTTGTCACATTGAAAACCGTGGATGGGCAGACCATCATGGAGGACTACAGTTCCGGCCACATTACAACTGAGGAGGGTGGGGCGCTCATTGAGGCAATGGCAGCCTCGGTTCCTTCTAATAGCGATTTCAAATTTTATCCCGGCATAAGCTATCGTCATCTGATGGTCTGGGAAAACGGGCTGACTGACATTGACTGCACTCCGCCTCACGATATAACCGGTAAACCGATAGCACAGTTTTTGCCTAAAGGACAGAAATCAGATGTTTTGATAGATCTTATGACGGCATCAGAGGGTGTGCTTAAGACGCATGAGGTAAATACCCGCAGGGCTCGAGACGGCAAAAAACCAGCCACAAGCATATGGCTATGGGGACAGGGCAAGCGTCCTTTGTTGCCGCTATTTAAAGAAAAATATAAACTTAACGGAGCTCTCATTAGCGCTGTTGACTTAACACGAGGACTTGGGGTTGCCGCAGGATTAAAAATAATTCAAGTTCCCGGCATAACCGGCTATATTGATACCAATTACGAGGGCAAGGCAAGCTACGGGGTTGATGCCCTGAATGATGCCGACTTTGTCTATATCCACGTTGAGGCCCCAGATGAGGCCGGACACACGGGAAATCTTAATGATAAGATCAAGGCTATTGAGGATTTTGATAAATACATTGTTGGCGGAGTGTTAGATAAACTAAAGGGCAGGCATGATTTCAGGCTGTTGATAATGCCGGATCACGCAACCCCGATATGTATAAAAACCCACAGCCGGGAACCGGTGCCGTTTATTATTTATGATTCAGCAGACGATGTGAAAAGTCCGGTAAAATCTTACGATGAAAACATAATTACAACTGCGGGTGTTATGACAATAACCTCAGGGCATACGCTTATGGATTATTTTATAAGCGTCTAA
- a CDS encoding aspartate kinase: MLIVQKYGGTSVGSKERIKAVAERAVRTKREGHDVVLIVSAMSGETDRLINLAQEISQNPSTRDMDMLLSSGERISAALTAIAIESLGERSLSLSGRQAGVFTTCEHTRAKIEKVDAARVLVALKEGFIPVIAGFQGITNTGADVTTLGRGGSDLSAVAMSAAIRADLCEIYTDVDGVYTTDPNVVKNARKLTKISYDEMLELASLGAKVLQTRSVEYAKKYDVPVVVRSSFNDVPGTLVIKEDSEMEKVVVSGVAYDKNQVKLTVRGVPDRPGIASTLFTNIADAGIVVDMIVQNISTDSKAADISFTVPKTDSKAAQAITEKVAGELKAEGVVLNDNISKISIIGAGMRTHSGAAAKMFQTLSSNNINIMMISTSEIKISCVIDAKYTELAVRELHDAFELAAA, translated from the coding sequence ATGTTAATAGTGCAAAAGTATGGGGGCACATCGGTTGGCAGCAAGGAGCGAATCAAGGCGGTAGCTGAGCGTGCGGTTAGAACAAAGCGTGAGGGACATGATGTCGTGCTTATTGTGTCAGCGATGTCTGGTGAGACCGATAGATTAATAAATCTGGCACAGGAGATAAGTCAAAATCCGTCAACTCGTGATATGGATATGCTGCTATCAAGTGGAGAGCGCATAAGCGCCGCTCTAACAGCTATAGCGATAGAGTCACTGGGAGAGAGGTCGTTGTCGCTTTCCGGCAGACAGGCCGGAGTTTTCACAACTTGTGAACACACACGGGCAAAGATAGAAAAGGTTGATGCAGCACGGGTATTAGTGGCTCTAAAAGAAGGCTTTATACCTGTGATAGCGGGGTTTCAGGGGATTACAAATACGGGAGCAGATGTAACAACCCTTGGCCGTGGTGGATCTGACCTCAGTGCAGTGGCAATGAGTGCCGCAATACGTGCCGATCTCTGTGAAATATACACCGATGTGGACGGAGTTTATACGACAGATCCAAACGTTGTAAAAAACGCACGGAAACTAACCAAAATCTCTTATGATGAGATGCTTGAGTTGGCAAGTCTGGGCGCTAAGGTGCTTCAGACAAGGTCTGTGGAATATGCTAAGAAATACGATGTGCCGGTAGTGGTGCGGTCAAGTTTTAATGATGTGCCAGGCACTTTAGTAATAAAGGAGGACAGTGAGATGGAAAAGGTAGTGGTCTCCGGTGTGGCCTATGATAAAAATCAGGTGAAGCTAACGGTACGTGGCGTTCCGGACAGACCGGGTATTGCCTCAACTCTGTTTACAAACATTGCCGATGCAGGTATTGTTGTTGATATGATAGTGCAAAACATTAGCACAGACAGTAAAGCCGCTGATATTTCTTTCACAGTGCCTAAAACGGACTCAAAGGCTGCACAGGCAATAACCGAGAAGGTGGCAGGAGAGCTAAAAGCTGAGGGAGTGGTCTTAAACGACAACATATCTAAAATTTCCATCATAGGGGCAGGTATGAGAACCCACTCCGGGGCAGCCGCAAAGATGTTTCAAACCCTCTCGTCAAACAACATAAACATTATGATGATAAGCACGTCTGAGATAAAAATATCCTGCGTGATAGACGCCAAATATACGGAGCTTGCCGTGCGAGAGCTGCACGATGCTTTTGAACTGGCTGCTGCGTAA